Within bacterium, the genomic segment CGAGAACTACAACGTCCCCTTTCTTACGCTTCTGCATGTCGAACTCATGATCCATATCTTTTCCCCGCTAATTGATTGGGTATGTGAAAGGTGTTAAGATCAGCCCAAAGTTGCATTTGCTATTATAAGTGGGCGGTCTGGTGCAGTCAAACGAAGAGGCAGATGTGAGGTTGCGGTGCCGGAAGAAACATCCAGCAAGGTATTCCAGCTTTATCGTATCGCCTATTCATTAATCTTTTGCCGGTCACTTCATGAGGTTTTAGAAGTTGCAACACGGGACCTCGCCAAATCAGTCCAGGCAGTAAATTCCATCCTCTGGCAGTTCGATCCTAGCCAGGGCACTTTGAATCCAGTCTGCACACATCTTACGGAAAAGGGAATCAAAACCCGGTCTGTATCGGCCGGCGCGGACTATCTTGGCGAGGTTTTTCGCGCGGGCAAACCACTTCTTCTGCAACTTGAAACGCTCCGGCAACCGAACAAACACATGCAGCTTCCAAAGGACATGGTTCCTTATAGCGGAATCTGTGTGCCTTTCAAATCGAAACCGGAGTTGCAGGGTGTTCTGGAAATGTTCAACAAGACAGATCCGCTGCTTTCCTTTACAGAGGAAGAGGGGGAGTATCTCGCAAAGTCATTGGAGCTGGTGACGGTTGCGGCCAGCAACATGCGTTCTTATGAGGAACAGTCGCGCAATCAACTGAATGCCATCACGCGGTTGACGCTCCTGTATGACATCAGCCAGATCTTCAACTCAACACTGGAACTCGATCAACTTTTGCCGATCATCACGGAAAAAATTCGCGACATTCTGGATGCAGAAACTTGCACAGTCTGGCTGCTCAGCGAAGCGGAAGATGAAATTCGCTGCGCCAAGAGCATCGGAGAGTACTCCGAACTCTTCAGCGGGTACAAAGCAAAGCTGGAAGAGGATATTGCGGGGGAAGTGATCAAAGAAGGAGAGGGAATTCTCCTGGAAGATGCCACTGAAGACGAACGTCTGAAGAAAAGACTTCCGGATGAAGAGCAGAATCCGGTTGTAACTTATCTTGCAGCGCCGCTGGAATGCAAAGGTCAAATCCTTGGCACGCTTGAAGTGATGAATCGAACCACTGAGAATTTATACAATGAAGAAGATCAGTTTCTCTTGAATGATCTCGCGCATCAGGCGGCCGTCTCGATTCATAACGCCAATTTGCTCCGCGCCGAACGAAAGGCAAAGGAGCTCGATGCTTTACTTTCGATCAGTCACGAAATCACTTCGACTCTAAATCTGGACCGGGTTTTAAAAACGATCGTAAACCAATCCGCCTCCCTGATTCCTTACGACCGCGCCGCTATCGGCCTGATCGATCGTGGCCGCGTGAACCTTGTTGCTGTCTCAGGACGAATGGAAGTCGACAAACAGAGTCTTGAGATGAAGGATTTGAATGAGATTGTCACCTGGGCCGCACATCTGCAAAAGGGATTGTACATATCTGAGTACGAAGGAAAGATCATTACAGATCGCGAAGAGACCAGGGAGAAGTTCAAAGTGTATTTCGAAAAAAGCGGGGCGCGTTCCTTTGTCACTTTGCCGCTGAAAGATGAAGAGGGGGAGCTTGGCATTTTATGTTTTGAAAGCGCAAAGCCTTATTTCCTAGATGAACGCCATCTGGAAGTCGTAAGCATACTTGCCAACCAGGCCACCGTAGCAATACGCAACGCGTCTCTCTACAAGCAAGTACCGCTTATGAACATCATGCAACCGCTGCTTGAAAGAAAGAAGAAGTTGCTGCAAATTCCGCGGGGTCGGAGGATTGCCTGGGCTACCGGAGCTGCTTTGTTCTTGCTGCTGCTGATTATTGTTCCCTGGAAGATGAAGGTCGGCGGAGATGTGACGGTTCTTCCGGAACGCAGAACGCCTGCTGTTACGGAAGTAGAAGGAATTGTGCAAAAGGTCTTCCCTCGCGAGGGCGCAAGGGTGAAAAAGGGAACGGTCGTCGCTCAGATCAAAGATGATGACTACCGGCTTGCTCTAAACGATTACAAGATGCAGCGCGAAGTGTTGTTGAAAGAGATCAGTCGAAGTCAAAGCCTTGGGGACTCCGGAACGGTGCGTTTAAAAGAGCTTGCTCTCGATCAGGTGAATCATGAAATCACTTATTTTGAGAATGAATTGAAGAACACACAGATCGTTGCCCCGGTGGATGGCATTATTATCACTCCCAAGATCGAAGAGAAAGTCGGATCGTTTCTCGCAAAAGGGCAGGAATTTTGTGAGCTGGCGAATATGCAAGCTCCCCGCGGCGAAATTCTTGTGGACGAAGGCGAGGTGGGTTACCTTCAAATGGGCCAAAAGACCCGTTTGAAAATGAATTCCTATCCCACAATGAGCTTTTCAGGCGCCGTGAGTCTTTTAGGCACGCAGTTGATTGATAAAAACCCTGACAGGTACTACCGGTTGGAAGCCCGAATGGAGGATCCGGATGCTTTGTTGAGATCGGGCATGGCTGGTAAGGCCAAAATCGAAGTTGGTTGGCGTCCCATAGGATATGTCTTTTTACGAAAGCCCTTCCGTTTCTTATGGAAAAAGCTTTGGGTCTGGTTCGCTTGAGATCCGGCTTCCAAAACTGAGAACGGACCTCGTTGTTCGGCAACAGGTTCGCGAACACGAAGTCTACTACATTATCAAAGACCCGGTCCTGAAAACCTATTATCAGTTTAATCCTGATGAATGGGATCTTTTCCAGCTTTTTGACGGCACCAGAACGGACGAGGAGATCATTGAGCAATACAATGCGAAACATCCCTTCGGAGTCATAGACGAAGAGACAATCGACAGCTATAAAAACAGCCTGATGCAGATCGATCTTTTCGAAATTCCGCCTGCCGAAAAGAATCTGATGTTAATGGAACGAATCCGTTCGCAGCGAAAGGCAAAAGCGGAAGGGGATGAGTCCATTTTTTACATGTCTTTCTCCGCCTGGGATCCTGATGAAAGTCTAAACAAAATCATTCGTCACATACGATGGTTGTGGTCCAGAGAATTTTTCATCTTTTCTTTGATTTGCATCATTCTCGGGTTGATGATTACTTTCAGCCGCTGGGACGGATTCAAGGAAGGCGTAATTGAGAATTATTCGTTTCACAAGAAAAGTTTCTGGCAGGTTTTCGTTTTCATTTTCCTCATGTTTACCACCGGCGGGATTCATGAGCTTGCGCACGGACTGACTCTGAAGAATTTTGGAGGTGAAGTAAGGCAGATGGGTTTCATACTTTTTTACATCAGTCCCGCCTTTTTCTGTGATGTAAGTGACTCCTATCTTCTTCAGGAGAAGAAAGCCCGTCGTTGGGTGATACTTTCGGGCGGCTATTCGGAGTTGTTTGTTTGCTCGATTGCGGGGTTCGTGTGGTATTTCGCCATTCCGGGCACATTGCTCTACGATTTCTCTTTTCAGATTATGTTGTTCACGGGCGTTTCTTCCTTTTTGTTTAATATGAATCCTCTTGTGAAATTGGACGGCTATTTCCTTCTGATGGATTTTGTCGGCATCCCTGATTTAAGGGAGAACTCTTTTGAATACGCAGGTCAGTGGATCAAGAAGAACATTCTTCGACAGAAAGTGGAAGACATGCCGGATCTGACGCGTAGAAAACGGCGAATCTATCTGACGTACGCGTTTTTTTCCGCGATTTGGACCACAACACTTTATGTATTGATCGTTGTCTGGTTTCGGAATATTTTCGTCGGACTCTTCAAGCAGTGGGGATATTTGCCACTGAGTATCATCGTCTTTCTTCTCTTCCGCAAGGAACTACAGATTCTTTACGGCAATTTGAAGTTTGTATATCTGGACAAAAAAGAGATTCTTATGAAGAAGAAAAAGTACGTTATTGCCGGCGCCGCAGTGGCTCTGGTTCTACTTCTGACAATTCCTACACACATCAAAGTCAGCAGCTCGTTCGTGGTTCAGCCTTATGAGACATCTGAGATCCGCAACGAAGGGGATGGATTCATCCGGAAAGTGCTGGTAATGGAAGGCACAAAGGTCAAAACCGGGCAGGTGATTGCCACTTTAGAGAATCCTGATTTGAGTCAGGATGTGTCAAGGGTTCAGGCGAAGCTTGAACTGGAGCAAAGGCAGCTGGCATTGCTTCAAGCCACGTACGATCCGGCGGAGTATCAGATGAAATTGAAGACTCGTGAACAGCTTGAGCAGCA encodes:
- a CDS encoding GAF domain-containing protein codes for the protein MPEETSSKVFQLYRIAYSLIFCRSLHEVLEVATRDLAKSVQAVNSILWQFDPSQGTLNPVCTHLTEKGIKTRSVSAGADYLGEVFRAGKPLLLQLETLRQPNKHMQLPKDMVPYSGICVPFKSKPELQGVLEMFNKTDPLLSFTEEEGEYLAKSLELVTVAASNMRSYEEQSRNQLNAITRLTLLYDISQIFNSTLELDQLLPIITEKIRDILDAETCTVWLLSEAEDEIRCAKSIGEYSELFSGYKAKLEEDIAGEVIKEGEGILLEDATEDERLKKRLPDEEQNPVVTYLAAPLECKGQILGTLEVMNRTTENLYNEEDQFLLNDLAHQAAVSIHNANLLRAERKAKELDALLSISHEITSTLNLDRVLKTIVNQSASLIPYDRAAIGLIDRGRVNLVAVSGRMEVDKQSLEMKDLNEIVTWAAHLQKGLYISEYEGKIITDREETREKFKVYFEKSGARSFVTLPLKDEEGELGILCFESAKPYFLDERHLEVVSILANQATVAIRNASLYKQVPLMNIMQPLLERKKKLLQIPRGRRIAWATGAALFLLLLIIVPWKMKVGGDVTVLPERRTPAVTEVEGIVQKVFPREGARVKKGTVVAQIKDDDYRLALNDYKMQREVLLKEISRSQSLGDSGTVRLKELALDQVNHEITYFENELKNTQIVAPVDGIIITPKIEEKVGSFLAKGQEFCELANMQAPRGEILVDEGEVGYLQMGQKTRLKMNSYPTMSFSGAVSLLGTQLIDKNPDRYYRLEARMEDPDALLRSGMAGKAKIEVGWRPIGYVFLRKPFRFLWKKLWVWFA
- a CDS encoding efflux RND transporter periplasmic adaptor subunit is translated as MSFYESPSVSYGKSFGSGSLEIRLPKLRTDLVVRQQVREHEVYYIIKDPVLKTYYQFNPDEWDLFQLFDGTRTDEEIIEQYNAKHPFGVIDEETIDSYKNSLMQIDLFEIPPAEKNLMLMERIRSQRKAKAEGDESIFYMSFSAWDPDESLNKIIRHIRWLWSREFFIFSLICIILGLMITFSRWDGFKEGVIENYSFHKKSFWQVFVFIFLMFTTGGIHELAHGLTLKNFGGEVRQMGFILFYISPAFFCDVSDSYLLQEKKARRWVILSGGYSELFVCSIAGFVWYFAIPGTLLYDFSFQIMLFTGVSSFLFNMNPLVKLDGYFLLMDFVGIPDLRENSFEYAGQWIKKNILRQKVEDMPDLTRRKRRIYLTYAFFSAIWTTTLYVLIVVWFRNIFVGLFKQWGYLPLSIIVFLLFRKELQILYGNLKFVYLDKKEILMKKKKYVIAGAAVALVLLLTIPTHIKVSSSFVVQPYETSEIRNEGDGFIRKVLVMEGTKVKTGQVIATLENPDLSQDVSRVQAKLELEQRQLALLQATYDPAEYQMKLKTREQLEQQRAVLNERVTKLVLRSPMNGRIVTPGVDEKEGSYIRKGELFCKVADVDKVKLELPVQEHELQDVHPGYRVRVKLDAFPTKSFEGVVKEIAPAGADYVESVQGTYARFRVLVVMQNPADQWVSGMRGDAKILGNKLPVLFRIGREITRSVRSRVWW